The following are from one region of the Aspergillus chevalieri M1 DNA, chromosome 1, nearly complete sequence genome:
- a CDS encoding RNA 5'-triphosphatase domain-containing protein (COG:V;~EggNog:ENOG410PI32;~InterPro:IPR020422,IPR000073,IPR029021,IPR029058, IPR016130,IPR000387,IPR000340;~PFAM:PF12146,PF00782,PF12697;~TransMembrane:2 (o54-77i194-214o);~go_function: GO:0004725 - protein tyrosine phosphatase activity [Evidence IEA];~go_function: GO:0008138 - protein tyrosine/serine/threonine phosphatase activity [Evidence IEA];~go_function: GO:0016791 - phosphatase activity [Evidence IEA];~go_process: GO:0006470 - protein dephosphorylation [Evidence IEA];~go_process: GO:0016311 - dephosphorylation [Evidence IEA]), which translates to MGSTGGSSLVPTSPSPSSLSRTFTFPSDVKGVLRIWDSVISSTLDRYRNGTVNWSQVVFLTTCFVAMAGCGFLSSLLRRRGVQPPSDGRGRRFGRSARKNDRKSSAGAMSSSDEDEYDSNMSLRPGTDSSLSEKDATGQHREQSVEALTTDPGLLKKYSSYLSYSTSVATYPSIRTFFCPHPQMSKLPTKPSPIPMLVFVHGLGGSLAQFHHLLTSLTNIAPCFGIDLPGCGLSTFEPTSWDAYTVEALAELIATAIEQHRDVEAGQGVVLVSHSLGCSLSALLASSVSPIGTQVKEHIIGTISVCPRASPPPPKDTTMFRRLLYVPNPIFNLWRTWDRRGGPNSASVTRFVGPDADPETRELQVRFNKQSKTAVWRRMAWGTLPKQYENDKPIGGMPGEEVWAGIQSPVLLIAGESDAVTKAAELKKILRFFGDIKPDEKIEPDSSVVPDATRVQDQIQIPVNGQTHEVEYGGEEESEKVSEGKRKRPVKTAVLPAPASHALLYDRATYRTVSGIIQDFFVSHIDHRLSLGWQLHHLNTSGKWDVKNVAKWKKVPPVSQPLADTFVALKMLREVDEQHNPVHFSEQHHNKIYAVIDISHENPVYNPASLDKGGIHYHKHPTVSKIPPTPDETRDFIALVDRLQAEITDLVKKRPESERDLPRPVVGVHCHYGFNRTGFLIVCYLIERRGFGVQEAIDEFERRRPPGIRHGHFLDTLFVRYCVGLKRAPTL; encoded by the exons ATGGGATCAACCGGTGGTTCTTCGTTGGTTCCTACCTCTCCGTCTCCCTCCTCCCTATCTCGTACTTTTACCTTCCCGTCCGATGTCAAGGGTGTGTTGCGCATCTGGGATTCCGTCATCTCTTCTACACTGGACCGTTATCGCAATGGCACTGTGAACTGGAGCCAGGTTGTGTTTCTGACTACGTGCTTCGTCGCAATGGCGGGCTGTGGATTCTTGTCTTCCCTGCTGCGGCGCAGGGGCGTGCAGCCGCCCTCTGATGGCCGTGGCAGGCGCTTTGGTCGTTCTGCTCGCAAAAATGACCGAAAGAGCTCCGCTGGGGCCATGTCCTCTTCTGACGAGGACGAGTATGATAGCAATATGTCTTTGCGCCCTGGTACGGATAGCTCTCTTTCTGAAAAGGATGCGACGGGTCAGCACCGTGAACAATCGGTGGAAG CCCTTACCACCGACCCAGGTCTCCTGAAGAAGTACTCTTCGTACCTCTCCTACTCGACATCCGTTGCGACTTATCCGTCTATCAGGACGTTCTTCTGTCCGCATCCGCAGATGAGCAAGTTGCCTACCAAACCATCACCAATTCCGATGCTTGTGTTTGTGCACGGCCTGGGCGGGTCCCTGGCGCAGTTCCATCATTTGCTCACAAGCTTGACAAACATTGCACCTTGCTTTGGAATTGACCTTCCAGGATGTGGTTTGTCGACATTTGAGCCAACTTCTTGGGATGCATACACGGTTGAGGCACTGGCGGAACTAATTGCCACTGCTATTGAGCAACATCGTGATGTCGAAGCAGGCCAGGGAGTTGTGCTCGTGTCACATAGTCTGGGATGCTCTCTGTCAGCGCTACTGGCTTCGTCTGTATCCCCAATTGGAACCCAGGTCAAGGAGCACATCATCGGCACTATTTCCGTTTGCCCCCGCGCATCTCCGCCACCTCCCAAGGATACTACCATGTTCCGCCGACTACTTTACGTTCCAAACCCCATCTTTAACCTGTGGCGTACTtgggatcgacgtggtggTCCTAACAGTGCCAGCGTCACTCGATTCGTTGGTCCTGATGCCGATCCGGAGACTAGGGAACTACAAGTCCGCTTTAACAAGCAGAGCAAGACCGCTGTGTGGAGGCGCATGGCGTGGGGGACACTCCCAAAGCAGTATGAGAACGATAAGCCGATTGGAGGTATGCCAGGAGAGGAGGTCTGGGCGGGGATACAATCTCCAGTCCTGCTCATCGCTGGTGAGTCCGACGCGGTCACCAAAGCGGCAGAATTGAAGAAGATTCTCCGGTTCTTTGGAGATATCAAACCAGACGAGAAGATTGAGCCCGATAGCAGTGTCGTACCTGATGCTACTAGGGTCCAAGATCAAATCCAGATCCCTGTTAACGGTCAAACGCACGAAGTCGAATACGGAGGTGAAGAGGAATCTGAAAAAGTCTCAGAGGGCAAGCGCAAACGTCCTGTTAAGACTGCAGTTCTCCCAGCCCCAGCCTCCCACGCCCTCCTCTATGACCGCGCAACCTACCGCACCGTCTCCGGAATCATCCAAGACTTCTTCGTCTCGCACATCGACCACCGCCTAAGCCTTGGCTGGCAACTCCACCATCTAAACACATCAGGCAAATGGGACGTCAAGAATGTCGCCAAATGGAAGAAAGTACCCCCCGTCTCGCAACCTTTAGCAGACACCTTCGTGGCCCTCAAAATGCTCCGCGAAGTTGACGAGCAACACAACCCCGTCCACTTCTCCGAGCAACACCATAACAAAATCTACGCTGTCATCGACATCTCCCACGAAAATCCCGTTTACAACCCAGCCTCGCTTGACAAGGGCGGCATCCACTACCACAAGCACCCCACCGTCTCCAAGATCCCGCCAACACCAGATGAGACGCGGGACTTCATCGCACTGGTCGATCGCCTGCAAGCCGAAATCACGGACCTTGTCAAGAAACGTCCGGAAAGTGAACGAGATTTGCCCCGTCCTGTAGTTGGCGTGCATTGCCATTATGGGTTTAATCGGACCGGGTTCTTGATTGTTTGCTATTTGATTGAAAGACGGGGGTTTGGGGTCCAGGAGGCGATTGATGAGTTTGAGAGGAGGCGACCGCCAGGAATTAGACATGGGCACTTTCTGGATACGTTGTTTGTGAGGTATTGTGTTGGGTTGAAGAGGGCGCCTACTTTGTAG
- the RPS19 gene encoding 40S ribosomal protein eS19 (COG:J;~EggNog:ENOG410PMW7;~InterPro:IPR038111,IPR018277,IPR001266,IPR036390;~PFAM:PF01090;~go_component: GO:0005840 - ribosome [Evidence IEA];~go_function: GO:0003735 - structural constituent of ribosome [Evidence IEA];~go_process: GO:0006412 - translation [Evidence IEA]): MGGVTVRDVEAQKFISAYSAFLKRQGKLPIPGWVDTVKTSASNELPPQDADWYYVRAAAVARHIYLRKTVGVNRLRKVHGSTKNRGNRPAHHVDASGSVDRKVLQSLEKIGVLEHDEDKGGRRITESGQRDLDRIAKTTVDEEEEDDE; encoded by the exons ATGGGTGGTGTCACCGTTCGCGATGTGGAA GCGCAGAAGTTCATCTCTGCCTACTCTGCGTTCTTGAAGCGTCAGGGAAAGCTCCCCATTCCCGGATGGGTTGACACTGTCAAGACCTCTGCCTCGAACGAGCTCCCTCCCCAGGACGCCGACTG GTACTACGTCcgcgccgccgccgtcgccCGTCACATCTACCTCCGCAAGACCGTCGGTGTCAACCGCCTCCGCAAGGTCCACGGCTCGACCAAGAACCGCGGCAACCGCCCCGCCCACCACGTCGACGCCTCGGGCTCCGTCGACCGTAAGGTCCTGCAGTCCCTTGAGAAGATTGGTGTCCTTGAGCACGACGAGGACAAGGGTGGCCGCCGCATCACCGAGAGCGGCCAGCGGGATCTGGACCGTATTGCCAAGACCACCgttgacgaggaggaggaggatgacgagtaa
- a CDS encoding uncharacterized protein (COG:S;~EggNog:ENOG410PQQ8;~InterPro:IPR032710), whose product MSYEIISNPSVSPQTTSRILSFLSAFYQTSDTESAHDRYVSSFTDDATLIMGSKKAVGRDEIRTLRHGLWTHVASRKHAPTKVFFGGEDEVMLYGTVQYVLRADAEKNEVEVPWAGRVVFAIDGEEVRMKFYQVYLDPSAQSGKK is encoded by the exons ATGTCCTACGAAATCATCTCCAACCCCTCCGTCTCCCCCCAAACAACCTCCCgcatcctctccttcctctccgcCTTCTACCAGACCAGTGACACCGAGTCCGCACACGACAGATACGTCTCCTCGTTCACCGACGATGCGACTCTGATTATGGGCTCGAAGAAGGCTGTTGGACGTGACG AGATTCGAACGCTCCGCCACGGCCTCTGGACACACGTTGCGTCGCGGAAACACGCGCCTACGAAGGTGTTTTTCGGGGGCGAGGATGAGGTTATGTTGTATGGGACGGTGCAGTATGTGCTGCGGGCTGATGCGGAGAAGaatgaggttgaggtgccGTGGGCGGGGAGAGTTGTTTTTGCAATTGACGGGGAAGAGGTGAGGATGAAGTTTTATCAGGTTTATTTG GATCCTTCGGCGCAATCGGGGAAGAAATAA
- a CDS encoding CAIB/BAIF family enzyme (COG:I;~EggNog:ENOG410PFKD;~InterPro:IPR023606,IPR003673;~PFAM:PF02515;~go_function: GO:0008410 - CoA-transferase activity [Evidence IEA]) has product MADLESYSPTREAGRIFSLLCDQSERFSLPPQVVENRDKVSFYSSHDQIYYPIPFKETETLAALKGVEGSVAAALADLRYGAPSQNIRVSLEKATAFGCQAYMAKLDGLSKLDPAVKARLKDTDLLAAQSNGYRRMSANLYRTKNPGEFFHIHGSLEATTTLDMIGLEGHRPDLTDYEEIIKVIESHVQKYGAAELEDMNRERRQAGVTAFKHEDFVKTPHGQVNMQEPFWKVSRLQGDIPPTPFPAGRSGSKKILEGIKVLELCRIIAGPTVTRILSEYGADVLKITSPNLSDVPFFQVDGNMGKHAADLDLKSEEGRRQFEELIADADVVVDGYRPGALEKLGYGPNALAALAEKRGKGVVYVNENCFGYEGEWAGRPGWQQIADCVTGIAWAQGQFMGHPTPMVPPFPISDYGTGCMGAIAALTGLYHRAKTGGSYHGKASLMHYDLLLFAVGQYSASIQESMRAAQPPEFFALRHCDSVDRISSTVLKIMQQRFPHLYVPEVLTEKWHSEAYKADIEVVRPVTEIEGVENVFERGSRPNGVDRASWEDFRKQEGDYKY; this is encoded by the exons ATGGCCGATTTAGAATCATACTCCCCGACCCGCGAGGCGGGTCGCATCTTCTCCCTGCTATGCGACCAATCCGAACGCTTCAGTTTGCCTCCTCAAGTGGTTGAGAACCGGGACAAGGTCTCGTTCTACTCCTCCCACGACCAAATCTACTATCCAATTCCCTTCAAGGAGACCGAAACCTTGGCTGCGTTGAAAGGTGTTGAAGGTTCCGTGGCCGCAGCCCTAGCCGATTTGCGGTATGGCGCGCCGTCGCAGAATATCAGGGTTAGTTTGGAGAAGGCTACGGCGTTTGGTTGCCAGGCGTACATGGCCAAGTTGGATGGGTTGTCCAAGTTGGATCCTGCTGTTAAGGCTAGGTTGAAGG ACACGGATCTTTTGGCCGCACAGTCGAATGGGTACCGCCGTATGTCTGCCAACCTTTATCGCACCAAGAACCCTGGCGAGTTCTTCCACATTCACGGCTCACTGGAAGCTACGACGACATTGGATATGATTGGTTTGGAGGGTCATCGGCCAGATTTGACAGACTACGAGGAGATTATTAAAGTGATCGAGAGCCATGTGCAGAAATATGGGGCTGCAGAGCTGGAGGACATGAACCGGGAGAGGAGACAGGCTGGTGTGACGGCGTTCAAGCATGAGGACTTTGTCAAGACACCTCAT GGCCAAGTTAACATGCAAGAACCGTTCTGGAAGGTGTCACGCTTGCAGGGCGACATTCCTCCAACACCATTCCCCGCTGGCCGTTCCGGAAGTAAGAAGATTTTGGAAGGAATCAAAGTCTTGGAACTCTGCCGTATCATTGCCGGTCCGACTGTCACCCGGATTCTGAGCGAATACGGCGCCGATGTTTTGAAGATCACCAGCCCCAACCTGTCGGATGTCCCGTTCTTCCAGGTCGACGGAAACATGGGCAAGCATGCAGCCGACCTCGACTTGAAGTCAGAAGAAGGCCGACGCCAATTCGAAGAGCTCATCGCGGATGCTGACGTCGTTGTCGACGGGTATCGCCCTGGAGCTCTGGAGAAACTGGGCTACGGTCCGAATGCTCTTGCCGCTTTGGCTGAAAAGCGCGGCAAGGGTGTTGTGTACGTGAATGAGAACTGCTTTGGCTACGAGGGTGAATGGGCTGGACGACCGGGCTGGCAGCAGATTGCCGACTGC GTCACCGGCATTGCCTGGGCCCAAGGCCAATTCATGGGCCACCCCACCCCCATGGTCCCCCCATTCCCCATCTCCGACTACGGCACCGGCTGCATGGGCGCAATCGCAGCGCTGACGGGCCTCTACCACCGCGCCAAAACCGGCGGTTCCTACCACGGCAAAGCCTCCCTCATGCACTACgacctcctcctcttcgccgtAGGCCAATACTCCGCCTCAATCCAGGAATCCATGCGCGCCGCGCAACCACCCGAGTTCTTCGCCCTTCGTCACTGTGACAGCGTCGACCGCATCTCATCCACCGTGCTGAAGATCATGCAGCAGCGGTTCCCGCATTTGTATGTGCCCGAGGTGCTTACGGAGAAGTGGCACTCGGAGGCGTACAAGGCGGATATCGAGGTTGTACGGCCGGTGACAGAGATTGAGGGGGTTGAGAATGTGTTTGAGCGGGGGAGTCGTCCGAATGGCGTGGATCGGGCGAGTTGGGAAGATTTTAGGAAGCAGGAGGGGGATTACAAGTATTGA
- the STB3 gene encoding uncharacterized protein (COG:S;~EggNog:ENOG410PK59;~InterPro:IPR018818;~PFAM:PF10330) — MNTTLTHIMSRPTGPSSIAMALAGKTASVDIPKPRSDFTAARDTAHPVMLPTPPNSISPTLRPHVSFGHKQSVNLASTSPLATSHPDSDLDLGDAGDLDSTGAITPGMLAKHHLPEIMLHQGPLAIRHVMGYLTTSVPGFSRIPPAKARRLVVAALEGRGCEQGSASDGDVVFEKVGWGRWDARRRGEPSRHNQHLEPSPPSSLPNSFHQRGVQIPSRRENWSPYGTSAADSAVFSYTEGADYGRHRDVSMLEDEADKMSLDGDEREYASSSEAPEDQIPDEDWGEEDVTDEEDWAQIGADALRARSLNASGGFLDAKQQPRGGGPAPSTLAKSLPNNIPIQQLGFTLPEGVVGDREERAAVEALLRLGSM, encoded by the coding sequence ATGAATACAACTCTCACACACATCATGTCTCGTCCAACTGGTCCCTCTAGCATCGCCATGGCTCTTGCTGGCAAGACAGCTTCTGTCGATATCCCCAAACCTCGTTCGGACTTCACCGCTGCTCGCGATACCGCTCACCCTGTCATGCTGCCTACTCCTCCCAACTCAATCTCTCCTACCCTCCGTCCTCACGTCTCTTTTGGCCACAAGCAGTCCGTCAACCTCGCGAGTACCTCGCCCTTGGCCACATCCCACCCCGACTCCGATCTCGACCTGGGAGATGCCGGAGATCTGGACAGCACAGGTGCTATCACACCGGGCATGTTGGCCAAACACCACTTGCCTGAGATCATGCTGCACCAAGGCCCCTTGGCGATTCGTCATGTCATGGGCTATCTGACTACATCTGTCCCTGGTTTCTCCAGGATTCCTCCAGCAAAGGCCCGCAGACTGGTGGTGGCCGCGCTCGAGGGCCGAGGCTGTGAGCAAGGAAGTGCTTCTGATGGCGATGTCGTTTTTGAGAAGGTGGGATGGGGCCGTTGGGACGCACGACGACGAGGCGAACCATCCCGCCACAACCAACACCTCGAGCCATCGCCACCCTCCAGTCTTCCCAACTCCTTCCACCAACGTGGCGTCCAGATCCCCTCCCGGAGAGAGAACTGGAGTCCCTACGGAACCAGTGCTGCTGATTCCGCCGTATTCTCTTATACCGAGGGAGCGGACTACGGCCGACACAGGGACGTCAGCATGCTCGAAGACGAAGCGGACAAGATGTCCCTCGATGGAGACGAGCGTGAATACGCCTCCTCGTCCGAGGCGCCGGAAGACCAGATTCCGGACGAAGACTGGGGCGAGGAGGACGTgacagatgaagaagactggGCGCAAATCGGTGCTGATGCTCTCCGTGCGCGCTCGCTGAACGCCAGCGGTGGATTCCTCGATGCGAAGCAGCAGCCGCGTGGTGGCGGTCCTGCTCCCTCCACCCTAGCCAAATCCCTCCCCAACAACATCCCTATCCAGCAACTTGGATTCACCCTACCGGAGGGTGTCGTTGGCGATCGCGAGGAGCGTGCTGCCGTGGAAGCACTTTTACGACTTGGCTCTATGTAA
- a CDS encoding uncharacterized protein (COG:S;~EggNog:ENOG410Q1MT), translating to MTSYHLELYLPWHCLQTSSSPTMTLVYTPEGGGATEATATPSSKPDNDQKQQLPATTSVTATVTAPSYSPIYSAAQPASMSSLPAATESVRGQQEPQTQPESLPEPEHSTSVYTPSETTNPTPATTTSSSPPPQPGAVPVAGAQGQGFGYGQKEVQGQGVPPPPKVGEAVAQGGVAEGATPAATATASPNINPGIQFPTQPYGYGYGYASQQQYPQFQQPPNATTTPYNTVYPRHPSISYQTPYTIPNNNNIMQDELDTGEKGLLDMAKGWMQTAGEKLIQVEAEVWRRINEAHDGEQ from the coding sequence ATGACGTCGTATCATCTCGAGCTTTATCTACCTTGGCATTGCCTTCAAACATCCAGCTCTCCAACCATGACCCTAGTCTACACACCAGAAGGAGGTGGTGCAACTGAAGCCACAGCAACTCCATCTTCCAAGCCAGACAACGACCAAAAACAACAACTCCCCGCAACGACCTCCGTAACCGCAACCGTAACCGCTCCATCCTACTCCCCCATATACAGCGCCGCCCAGCCAGCCAGCATGTCCTCCCTGCCTGCGGCCACAGAATCTGTAAGGGGTCAGCAAGAGCCACAGACACAGCCGGAGTCACTTCCAGAACCAGAGCATTCAACATCCGTCTATACGCCGTCCGAGACAACGAACCCGACACCAGCTACGACAACGAGCTCTTCGCCTCCGCCGCAGCCTGGAGCTGTTCCTGTTGCTGGCGCGCAGGGACAGGGCTTTGGATACGGACAGAAAGAAGTGCAAGGACAGGGCGTTCCTCCGCCACCAAAAGTCGGAGAGGCTGTTGCACAGGGCGGTGTTGCTGAGGGTGCTACTCCTGCTGCGACTGCAACTGCGAGTCCGAACATCAACCCGGGCATCCAGTTTCCTACGCAGCCGTATGGCTATGGATATGGTTATGCCTCCCAGCAACAGTACCCGCAATTCCAACAACCACCCAACGCAACAACAACGCCCTACAACACCGTCTACCCTCGACACCCATCAATCTCGTACCAAACCCCTTACACCAtccccaacaacaacaacataaTGCAAGACGAGCTAGATACCGGCGAAAAGGGACTTCTGGATATGGCGAAGGGGTGGATGCAGACTGCGGGCGAGAAACTGATACAGGTCGAGGCGGAGGTTTGGAGGAGGATTAATGAGGCTCATGATGGGGAGCAATAG
- a CDS encoding putative mitochondrial ADP,ATP carrier protein (Ant) (COG:C;~EggNog:ENOG410PG5Y;~InterPro:IPR018108,IPR002067,IPR023395,IPR002113;~PFAM:PF00153;~TransMembrane:2 (i187-206o226-247i);~go_component: GO:0005743 - mitochondrial inner membrane [Evidence IEA];~go_function: GO:0005471 - ATP:ADP antiporter activity [Evidence IEA];~go_process: GO:0055085 - transmembrane transport [Evidence IEA];~go_process: GO:0140021 - mitochondrial ADP transmembrane transport [Evidence IEA];~go_process: GO:1990544 - mitochondrial ATP transmembrane transport [Evidence IEA]) encodes MADKKGEVNQGEKSVLGMPGFVVDFLMGGVSAAVSKTAAAPIERIKLLIQNQDEMLKAGRLDRKYSGIGDCFKRTAASEGVVSLWRGNTANVVRYFPTQALNFAFRDTFKSMFAYKRERDGYAKWMMGNLASGGAAGATSLLFVYSLDYARTRLANDAKSAKGGGERQFNGLVDVYKKTLASDGIAGLYRGFGPSVLGIIVYRGLYFGMYDSIKPVVLVGPLEGNFLASFLLGWSVTTGAGVASYPLDTIRRRMMMTSGEAVKYSSSMDAARQIVAKEGTKSLFKGAGANILRGVAGAGVLSIYDQAQLLLFGKKFK; translated from the exons ATGGCCGACAAGAAGGGTGAGGTTAACCAGGGCGAGAAGTCCGTCCTCGGCATGCCC GGTTTCGTCGTTGACTTCCTGA TGGGTGGTGTCTCCGCTGCCGTCTCCAAGACTGCTGCCGCCCCCATTGAGCGTATTAAGCTCCTCATCCAGAACCAGGATGAGATGCTTAAGGCTGGCCGTCTTGACCGTAAGTACTCCGGTATCGGTGACTGCTTCAAGCGTACCGCCGCTTCCGAGGGTGTCGTCTCCCTCTGGAGAGGTAACACCGCCAACGTCGTCCGTTACTTCCCCACTCAGGCTCTGAACTTCGCCTTCCGCGACACTTTCAAGTCGATGTTCGCCTACAAGCGTGAGCGTGACGGTTACGCCAAGTGGATGATGGGTAACCTTGCCTCCGGTGGT GCTGCTGGTGCCACTTCCCTCCTCTTCGTTTACTCTCTCGACTACGCCCGTACCCGTCTTGCCAACGACGCCAAGTCCGCCAAGGGCGGTGGTGAGCGTCAGTTCAACGGTCTCGTTGACGTCTACAAGAAGACTCTCGCCTCTGACGGTATTGCCGGTCTCTACCGTGGTTTCGGTCCCTCTGTTCTTGGAATCATCGTCTACCGTGGTCTCTACTTCGGCATGTACGACTCCATCAAGCCTGTTGTTCTCGTCGGTCCTCTTGAGGGTAACTTCCTTGCTTCGTTCTTGCTCGGCTGGTCTGTCACTACCGGTGCCGGTGTTGCCTCGTACCCTCTTGACACCATCCGTCGTCGTATGATGATGACCTCTGGTGAG GCCGTCAAGTACAGCTCTTCCATGGATGCCGCCCGCCAGATTGTCGCCAAGGAGGGTACCAAGTCTCTCTTCAAGGGTGCTGGTGCTAACATCCTCCGTGGTgtcgctggtgctggtgtccTGTCCATCTACGACCAGGCccagctcctcctcttcggaAAGAAGTTCAAGTAA
- the KRI1 gene encoding KRI1 family protein (BUSCO:EOG09262POL;~COG:J;~EggNog:ENOG410PME2;~InterPro:IPR018034,IPR024626;~PFAM:PF05178,PF12936) — translation MEPPSKKARKLLDDDSDSGNESGGVPIGKQSDADSFKINEDYARRFEHNKKREEMQKLESKFGKTSSLGKRRDRDEDDGSSEESSDDEDEDDDAELATEALDAEINATLNAIRSKDPRVYDSNVTFYSQHDDTQPDTSKKQEKPMTLRDYHRENYLSGATLTEDNDAPQPPKTYAQEQEELKDAVIKEMHAAADDKDASADEEDGDEDNFLIRKSAPEPAPKPEVKLDVENADKDPENFLSNFMSSRAWIPTNRELHPFESEDEDEDERAEAFEEAYNFRFEDPNKANERITTHARDATNQQSVRREEKSSRKKHREAERLRKEEEKKERETEKNRLRKLKVDQLQEKVNQIKEVAGFRASKFTDEDWAKFLDDAWDDKNWEQEMQRRFGEDYYAEEEGAGSDDESGGKKKKPKKPTWDDDIDITDIVPDFDAENPKPSMEESDAEMDDAADGEGSSSKKSKAQEKRDQKRDARKERMRIEEAADRNLDLDINLLPGATKKNATRFRYRETSPQSFGLSARDILMADDSHLNKFAGLKKLASFREEEKKQKDRKKLGKKARVRQWRKDTFGNEEGPEFTFGGEKDAAKEGQKGGDVDIREGGRKKKRRRTKKN, via the exons ATGGAGCCTCCATCGAAAAAGGCGCGCAAGCTGCTCGACGACGACAGCGACTCCGGCAACGAGTCTGGCGGAGTTCCCATTGGCAAGCAGTCGGATGCAGACTCCTTCAAGATCAATGAGGACTATGCGCGTCGCTTTGAACATAAcaagaagagagaggaaaTGCAGAAAT TGGAATCAAAATTCGGAAAAACCTCTTCTCTTGGAAAGCGCCGCGATCGTGATGAAGACGATGGATCTTCAGAGGAGTCatcggatgatgaagatgaagacgacgatgCAGAACTTGCTACCGAGGCACTTGATGCCGAAATCAACGCGACCCTGAACGCGATTCGATCCAAAGACCCTCGAGTGTACGATTCGAACGTCACTTTCTACTCTCAACATGACGACACCCAGCCGGACACCTCGAAGAAGCAGGAGAAGCCTATGACACTGCGCGATTATCACCGGGAGAACTATCTGAGCGGTGCGACCCTGACAGAGGACAACGATGCACCTCAACCGCCCAAGACCTACGCTCAAGAACAAGAGGAATTGAAAGATGCGGTAATCAAGGAGATGCATGCAGCAGCGGATGATAAGGATGCGTCGGCTGACGAGGAGGACGGCGATGAAGACAATTTCCTAATTCGCAAGTCTGCTCCTGAGCCTGCACCAAAGCCGGAGGTCAAGTTGGACGTTGAGAATGCGGACAAGGATCCTGAGAACTTTCTGTCGAATTTCATGTCATCGAGGGCATGGATTCCCACAAACAGGGAGCTTCACCCATTCGAgtcggaggatgaggacgaggatgagcgCGCAGAAGCATTCGAAGAAGCGTACAACTTCCGCTTCGAGGATCCAAACAAGGCCAACGAGAGGATCACTACCCATGCCCGTGATGCTACGAACCAGCAGTCTGTTCgcagagaagaaaagagcaGCCGCAAGAAACATAGGGAAGCAGAGCGCTTAAgaaaggaggaggagaagaaggagcgCGAAACCGAGAAGAACCGCCTTCGCAAGCTCAAGGTCGACCAGCTCCAGGAGAAGGTCAACCAGATTAAAGAAGTCGCTGGTTTCCGTGCCTCCAAGTTCACAGACGAAGATTGGGCTAAGTTCCTGGACGATGCTTGGGATGATAAGAACTGGGAACAAGAGATGCAAAGGCGCTTTGGTGAAGACTACtacgccgaagaagaaggagccGGGAGCGACGACGAGAGTGGaggcaagaagaaaaagcccAAGAAGCCCACATGGGATGACGATATCGACATCACAGACATTGTTCCTGACTTCGATGCGGAGAACCCGAAACCTAGCATGGAAGAATCTGACGCTGAAATGGACGACGCCGCTGATGGCGAAGGATCATCAAGCAAAAAGAGCAAAGCCCAAGAGAAGCGGGACCAAAAGCGCGATGCCCGAAAAGAACGAATGCGCATCGAAGAGGCCGCAGACCGCAACCTGGACCTggacatcaacctcctccctGGTGCGACCAAGAAGAACGCAACCCGGTTCCGCTACCGTGAAACGTCGCCGCAGAGCTTTGGTCTTAGCGCCCGGGATATTCTGATGGCCGACGATTCTCATCTAAACAAGTTCGCCGGTTTGAAGAAGCTGGCTTCGTTccgggaagaagagaagaagcagaaagaCCGCAAGAAGTTGGGCAAGAAGGCCCGAGTGAGGCAATGGCGGAAGGATACCTTTGGTAACGAAGAGGGCCCGGAGTTTACATTTGGCGGCGAGAAAGACGCAGCCAAGGAAGGGCAAAAgggtggtgatgttgatattCGTGAAGGTGgcagaaagaagaagagaagaaggaccaAGAAGAACTGA